Proteins encoded by one window of Arachis hypogaea cultivar Tifrunner chromosome 1, arahy.Tifrunner.gnm2.J5K5, whole genome shotgun sequence:
- the LOC112789154 gene encoding uncharacterized protein isoform X1: protein MLLQEPQPQRATLLLFHVFNAISKRQSFTKGMELEGVKENMELRLVSRHKRSKSFPDNKKFEEDSTDTEATDRIKLDTGYLTECCNSRTKQTATNDAEFTLKQEILQLERRLQYQFEVRSTLEKALGYRPSSSLASSNDTIVPKPTTELIKEIAVLELEVVYLEQHLLSLYRKAFDPQLPSVSPPTKEERVESPLITTPRARYTEVSRPHEVLTERECSAVQSNSHILDTIRKEHTNGYKVETPEKEHSVSQPEEQHLDSGVYRCHSSLSHCPAFATAQSPTASLRACHSQPLSMMEYSENVDGSSNIISLAEHLGTRISDHIPDTPNKLSEDMVKCIAAIYCKLADPPTTNPGLSSPSSSLSSVSAFSVGDHGDMWSPGFRNNSSFDVRLDNPFHVEGLKEFSGPYSTMVEVSWIYRDNTKLGDTEHLLQNFRSIISRLEDIDPGKLKHEEKLAFWINIHNALVMHAFLAYGIPQNNVKRVFLLLKAAYNVGGHTVSADTIQSAILGCRMSRPGQWLRMFFSSRTKFKGGNGQQAYAIEHPEPLLHFALCSGNHSDPAVRVYTPKRVLQELEVAKEEYIRATFGVRKDHKILLPKLVESFVKDSGLCPAGTVDMIQQSLPESLRKSVKKCHLENFPKSIEWIPHNFSFRYLIPKDLVK from the exons atgctGCTTCAAGAACCTCAACCCCAACGAGCAACACTACTTTTATTTCATGTCTTCAATGCAATATCTAAAAGGCAATCATTCACAAAAG GCATGGAGCTTGAAGGGGTTAAAGAAAATATGGAACTGAGGTTGGTTTCAAGGCACAAGCGTTCAAAGAG CTTTCCTGATAATAAAAAGTTTGAGGAGGATAGTACAGACACTGAGGCCACAGATAGAATTAAGCTG GATACTGGGTACCTCACAGAATGCTGTAATTCTAGGACAAAACAAACAGCTACAAATGATGCTGAATTTACTCTGAAGCAAGAG ATTCTACAACTTGAGAGAAGACTGCAATACCAATTTGAGGTCCGAAGCACATTAGAAAAGGCGCTTGGATACCGACCTTCATCATCTCTTGCTAGTTCCAATGATACAATAGTACCCAAG CCAACCACAGAATTAATTAAGGAAATTGCAGTGTTAGAGTTGGAAGTTGTGTATTTGGAACAACATCTCCTCTCCTTGTATCGCAAAGCATTCGATCCGCAGTTACCCTCTGTCTCTCCACCCACCAAGGAGGAAAGAGTAGAGTCTCCTCTAATAACAACTCCAAGAGCAAGATACACTGAAGTTTCTAGGCCTCATGAGGTCTTAACCGAAAGAGAATGTTCTGCAGTTCAATCCAACAGTCATATTCTTGATACTATTAGAAAAGAACATACTAATGGATATAAAGTTGAGACTCCGGAGAAAGAACATAGTGTAAGTCAGCCAGAAGAACAGCATTTAGATTCTGGTGTATATCGTTGCCACTCTTCATTATCCCATTGTCCAGCATTCGCAACAGCACAGTCTCCTACAGCATCCTTGCGAGCTTGTCATTCGCAGCCATTGTCCATGATGGAG tATTCCGAAAATGTTGATGGTTCATCAAATATAATCAGCCTAGCAGAGCATCTTGGCACGCGAATATCCGATCATATTCCGGATACACCTAACAAGCTTTCTGAGGATATGGTGAAGTGCATAGCAGCTATATACTGTAAACTTGCAGACCCGCCTACAACGAATCCTGGCCTTTCCTCACCAAGTTCATCCTTGTCTTCAGTTAGTGCATTTTCTGTTGGAGATCATGGTGATATGTGGAGTCCAGGTTTCCGGAACAATTCGTCTTTTGATGTACGTTTAGACAACCCTTTCCATGTGGAAGGGCTCAAGGAGTTTAGTGGACCTTACAGTACCATGGTTGAGGTATCATGGATTTACAGAGATAATACCAAATTGGGTGATACAGAACATTTACTCCAGAACTTCAG GTCAATTATTTCTCGACTAGAAGACATCGATCCGGGGAAGTTGAAACACGAGGAGAAGCTAGCTTTCTGGATCAACATACACAATGCTTTAGTGATGCAT GCATTTTTGGCTTATGGTATCCCACAAAACAATGTGAAGAGAGTCTTTCTTTTGTTGAAG GCTGCATATAATGTTGGAGGTCATACAGTTAGTGCAGACACAATACAGAGTGCTATACTCGGGTGCCGAATGTCGCGTCCTGGACAG TGGCTACGAATGTTCTTTTCTTCAAGAACCAAATTCAAAGGCGGAAATGGACaacaagcatatgcaattgaGCATCCTGAACCTCTTCTACACTTTGCACTCTGCTCCGGAAACCATTCCGATCCAGCG GTACGTGTATATACACCAAAGAGAGTGCTTCAAGAACTAGAAGTAGCCAAGGAAGAGTACATTCGCGCCACTTTTGGGGTACGAAAGGACCACAAAATACTTTTACCAAAGCTCGTTGAGTCGTTCGTCAAGGACTCCGGCTTGTGTCCCGCCGGTACAGTTGACATGATCCAACAGTCTCTGCCTGAATCACTTAGAAAGAGTGTTAAGAAATGTCACTTGGAAAATTTTCCAAAGAGCATAGAATGGATTCCAcacaatttctcttttagatatCTCATTCCTAAGGATTTGGTAAAGTGA
- the LOC112789154 gene encoding uncharacterized protein isoform X2, with amino-acid sequence MELEGVKENMELRLVSRHKRSKSFPDNKKFEEDSTDTEATDRIKLDTGYLTECCNSRTKQTATNDAEFTLKQEILQLERRLQYQFEVRSTLEKALGYRPSSSLASSNDTIVPKPTTELIKEIAVLELEVVYLEQHLLSLYRKAFDPQLPSVSPPTKEERVESPLITTPRARYTEVSRPHEVLTERECSAVQSNSHILDTIRKEHTNGYKVETPEKEHSVSQPEEQHLDSGVYRCHSSLSHCPAFATAQSPTASLRACHSQPLSMMEYSENVDGSSNIISLAEHLGTRISDHIPDTPNKLSEDMVKCIAAIYCKLADPPTTNPGLSSPSSSLSSVSAFSVGDHGDMWSPGFRNNSSFDVRLDNPFHVEGLKEFSGPYSTMVEVSWIYRDNTKLGDTEHLLQNFRSIISRLEDIDPGKLKHEEKLAFWINIHNALVMHAFLAYGIPQNNVKRVFLLLKAAYNVGGHTVSADTIQSAILGCRMSRPGQWLRMFFSSRTKFKGGNGQQAYAIEHPEPLLHFALCSGNHSDPAVRVYTPKRVLQELEVAKEEYIRATFGVRKDHKILLPKLVESFVKDSGLCPAGTVDMIQQSLPESLRKSVKKCHLENFPKSIEWIPHNFSFRYLIPKDLVK; translated from the exons ATGGAGCTTGAAGGGGTTAAAGAAAATATGGAACTGAGGTTGGTTTCAAGGCACAAGCGTTCAAAGAG CTTTCCTGATAATAAAAAGTTTGAGGAGGATAGTACAGACACTGAGGCCACAGATAGAATTAAGCTG GATACTGGGTACCTCACAGAATGCTGTAATTCTAGGACAAAACAAACAGCTACAAATGATGCTGAATTTACTCTGAAGCAAGAG ATTCTACAACTTGAGAGAAGACTGCAATACCAATTTGAGGTCCGAAGCACATTAGAAAAGGCGCTTGGATACCGACCTTCATCATCTCTTGCTAGTTCCAATGATACAATAGTACCCAAG CCAACCACAGAATTAATTAAGGAAATTGCAGTGTTAGAGTTGGAAGTTGTGTATTTGGAACAACATCTCCTCTCCTTGTATCGCAAAGCATTCGATCCGCAGTTACCCTCTGTCTCTCCACCCACCAAGGAGGAAAGAGTAGAGTCTCCTCTAATAACAACTCCAAGAGCAAGATACACTGAAGTTTCTAGGCCTCATGAGGTCTTAACCGAAAGAGAATGTTCTGCAGTTCAATCCAACAGTCATATTCTTGATACTATTAGAAAAGAACATACTAATGGATATAAAGTTGAGACTCCGGAGAAAGAACATAGTGTAAGTCAGCCAGAAGAACAGCATTTAGATTCTGGTGTATATCGTTGCCACTCTTCATTATCCCATTGTCCAGCATTCGCAACAGCACAGTCTCCTACAGCATCCTTGCGAGCTTGTCATTCGCAGCCATTGTCCATGATGGAG tATTCCGAAAATGTTGATGGTTCATCAAATATAATCAGCCTAGCAGAGCATCTTGGCACGCGAATATCCGATCATATTCCGGATACACCTAACAAGCTTTCTGAGGATATGGTGAAGTGCATAGCAGCTATATACTGTAAACTTGCAGACCCGCCTACAACGAATCCTGGCCTTTCCTCACCAAGTTCATCCTTGTCTTCAGTTAGTGCATTTTCTGTTGGAGATCATGGTGATATGTGGAGTCCAGGTTTCCGGAACAATTCGTCTTTTGATGTACGTTTAGACAACCCTTTCCATGTGGAAGGGCTCAAGGAGTTTAGTGGACCTTACAGTACCATGGTTGAGGTATCATGGATTTACAGAGATAATACCAAATTGGGTGATACAGAACATTTACTCCAGAACTTCAG GTCAATTATTTCTCGACTAGAAGACATCGATCCGGGGAAGTTGAAACACGAGGAGAAGCTAGCTTTCTGGATCAACATACACAATGCTTTAGTGATGCAT GCATTTTTGGCTTATGGTATCCCACAAAACAATGTGAAGAGAGTCTTTCTTTTGTTGAAG GCTGCATATAATGTTGGAGGTCATACAGTTAGTGCAGACACAATACAGAGTGCTATACTCGGGTGCCGAATGTCGCGTCCTGGACAG TGGCTACGAATGTTCTTTTCTTCAAGAACCAAATTCAAAGGCGGAAATGGACaacaagcatatgcaattgaGCATCCTGAACCTCTTCTACACTTTGCACTCTGCTCCGGAAACCATTCCGATCCAGCG GTACGTGTATATACACCAAAGAGAGTGCTTCAAGAACTAGAAGTAGCCAAGGAAGAGTACATTCGCGCCACTTTTGGGGTACGAAAGGACCACAAAATACTTTTACCAAAGCTCGTTGAGTCGTTCGTCAAGGACTCCGGCTTGTGTCCCGCCGGTACAGTTGACATGATCCAACAGTCTCTGCCTGAATCACTTAGAAAGAGTGTTAAGAAATGTCACTTGGAAAATTTTCCAAAGAGCATAGAATGGATTCCAcacaatttctcttttagatatCTCATTCCTAAGGATTTGGTAAAGTGA
- the LOC112789172 gene encoding STS14 protein, with protein MKQNTLLSSLLLLASLPILLHVSAQAATSPPPPLPPAATEFLAAHNEARAAVGVQPLIWSQQLANATSRLVRLQRDKMGCQFANLTAGKYGANQLMTSGGAVTPRIAVEEWVRQKQYYNHANNSCVPNHRCGVYTQVVWRKSIMLGCAQATCVKEDASLTICFYNPPGNYFGESPY; from the coding sequence ATGAAACAAAACACTCTCCTCTCCTCTCTGCTTCTACTGGCATCACTCCCCATCCTCCTCCACGTCTCAGCCCAAGCAGCAACCTCCCCACCACCGCCGCTACCACCCGCCGCAACAGAGTTCCTGGCAGCTCACAACGAGGCACGAGCCGCGGTGGGCGTTCAGCCCCTAATCTGGAGCCAGCAGCTGGCTAACGCCACAAGCCGACTCGTCCGGCTCCAGAGGGACAAGATGGGCTGCCAGTTCGCCAACCTGACAGCTGGCAAGTACGGCGCCAACCAGCTGATGACAAGTGGCGGAGCCGTGACTCCCCGCATAGCGGTGGAAGAGTGGGTGAGGCAAAAGCAATATTACAACCACGCCAACAATTCTTGCGTTCCAAATCACAGGTGCGGTGTTTACACGCAGGTAGTGTGGAGGAAATCGATTATGTTGGGGTGCGCTCAAGCCACATGCGTTAAGGAGGATGCTAGCTTGACCATTTGTTTCTATAATCCACCTGGGAATTACTTTGGGGAGAGTCCATACTGA